One Carassius auratus strain Wakin chromosome 16, ASM336829v1, whole genome shotgun sequence genomic window carries:
- the eaf1 gene encoding ELL-associated factor 1: protein MNGSSNPPLDKEEHVLKLGDSFEKRPKSSFHTIRYDFKPASIDTSCEGELQVGKGDEVTITLPHIPGSTPPMTVFKGNKRPYQKDCVLIINHDTGEFMLEKLSSSIQVKKTRAEGSSKIQARIEQQSVRANQLTPQSRPPIKPGAGAKTSPSKDNPSPEPQLDDIKRELRAEVDVIEQMSSSGSSSSSDSGSGDDSSCSDREQDTHLSPSRNNMANGINQSQGSNQLMNTLRNDLQLSESGSDSDID, encoded by the exons ATGAACGGCAGCTCGAACCCGCCTCTGGATAAAGAAGAGCATGTGTTAAAGCTCGGGGACAGTTTCGAGAAGAGGCCAAAATCATCTTTTCACACCATCAGAT ATGATTTTAAACCAGCATCCATCGATACATCCTGTGAAGGAGAATTACAAGTAGGAAAAGGAGATGAGGTTACCATCACATTACCACACATACCA GGCTCCACTCCACCAATGACAGTGTTTAAGGGCAACAAAAGGCCGTATCAGAAAGACTGTGTTCTTATCATCAACCACGACACGGGAGAGTTCATGCTGGAAAAGCTCAGCAGCAGCATACAAGTCAAGAAGACGAG AGCTGAGGGCAGCAGTAAGATCCAGGCTCGTATAGAGCAGCAGTCAGTGAGAGCCAACCAGCTGACGCCACAGTCCCGTCCCCCCATCAAGCCCGGAGCGGGGGCTAAGACCTCCCCATCCAAAGACAACCCTTCACCTGAGCCTCAGCTGGATGACATCAAACGAG AGCTGCGGGCCGAGGTGGATGTGATCGAGCAGATGAGCAGCAGCGGCAGCAGCAGTTCGTCGGACTCGGGCAGTGGTGATGACAGCTCCTGCAGTGACCGAGAACAGGACACACATCTGTCCCCCAGCAGGAACAACATGGCCAACGGAATCAACCAATCACAAGGCAGCAATCAGCTGATGAACACACTCC GAAATGATCTTCAGCTAAGTGAATCTGGCAGTGACAGTGACATCGATTGA
- the pmvk gene encoding phosphomevalonate kinase, whose product MYVEQFTTMTSTQPRIILLFSGKRKSGKDYVTDLIQKRLTAEMCCILRLSAPLKQQYAKDHSLDYEELLGSGQYKESYRADMIRWGEMKRHQDSGFFCRLAIKHATQPIWIISDCRRMSDVQWFHEEFPERCICVRVEASEQTRSQRGWRYTTGIDDAESECGLDEGVKFDFIIRNDGAEDVLEKQLEDLLSLIKSPKEESNTQNKIKPEK is encoded by the exons ATGTATGTAGAGCAGTTCACAACCATGACATCTACACAACCGAGGATCATTCTTTTATTCAGTGGGAAGCGAAAGTCAGGGAAGGACTATGTGACAGATTTAATACAGAAAAG ACTGACAGCAGAGATGTGCTGCATACTCAGACTGTCTGCTCCTCTCAAACAGCAGTATGCTAAG GATCATAGTCTTGACTACGAGGAGCTGTTGGGTTCTGGTCAGTATAAGGAGAGTTATCGTGCTGACATGATCCGCTGGGGTGAGATGAAGAGACACCAGGACTCCGGCTTCTTCTGTAGACTGGCCATCAAACATGCCACACAGCCCATCTGG ATAATCAGTGATTGCAGAAGGATGTCAGACGTgcaatggttccatgaagagtTTCCTGAGAGATGTATCTGTGTTCGGGTGGAGGCTTCAGAGCAGACGAGATCACAGAGAGGCTGGAGATACACCACAG GTATAGATGACGCCGAGTCCGAGTGTGGTTTGGATGAGGGTGTGAAGTTTGACTTTATCATTAGGAACGATGGAGCTGAAGACGTTCTGGAAAAACAGCTGGAGGATCTACTGTCTTTGATCAAGTCACCGAAGGAGGAATCAAACACACAGAAtaaaattaaaccagaaaaataa